GGTCAACGTCACTTTTAATAACGGATACTTCTTTTAAATTATCAATATTTACAAAATTACTTTTTAAATTGTCCATTGTAACAATGGCGCCTGGTTTTAACATATATGATGTACATGTGAACACTTTTTCACCTACTTAATTAATTCGTATAATTGACCAATTCGCCCATTTTTAAATCCACGGTTAATATTATATTCAGAGCCTTTTATAAAACCATAACCTACACTCAAAAAAATTTCTTTAGTTCTTTAGGAATTTCTAATTCAATTATGCCTTCCATTTTTACATTGTAAAAAGTATTCCCACTATTATCTTCTATACATTTAGTCATAAGCTGTTATTCCTTTATTTTCTCATAAATAGATATAGTTTTACTTATATATTCTTTAAAGAATCGGTTCATCCTTCTCATTCAATACAGTTTTTATTTCATGATTTTCGTAAATTACCATATATTCATCTGGGAGAGCCAGAACTTGAATTATCTCAGGTTTTTGTTTTAAAAGTTGATAAGCATATAAGGAATATAGATCTTCTTCTGAACTATCCTCTTCTATACTACCTATATACCAACCTGAATCACCTGATTCTGCATCACTAGATCTTTGCATATACATTGTATCGAAAGTTAAAATATTTTTTTGAAGTATGATTTTATCGCCAAAACTAATTGATTTGCCTTCTAAATTTAGTTTTCTCAAAAAATGACCTTGTTCTAACTGTACCCATAGAGCCAAGGTTAAATCTTTAGTCTTATCTTCAAAAGGATTTTTGCTAGTATCATTTGTTAGTATAACGAATGAGTCTTTATTTATTTCTTCTAAAAAATAAATTGACCACTCAAGCCGGAATGAAAATCCATTGACAAATTCTTCTTCATTAATATTATTTAGAACAGAGAACAGACTTAATACTTGAGGCTCTAACTCTTTTTCTGCAACAGCTGTAAATTCTTTGCTCCCTATCTTTTGCTTAAATTCTCGCATTTATTTTTAACCTCCCTCTTATGGATATTTCCAAAGACTCTCTAGCCCTTTTAAAGTATTAGCTTTCTTTTCTAATCTTATTTTAAACGTTCTTCGTTATTAAATAGCTCTATTTAATTTTTTGTATCTACTCTAAATAATATTCTAACACTTCATTGCTGAAAAACGATATCAACTTTTTAGTTGATATCGTTTTATTAGACTTATCTATCGAAAAGATTGATTATTAGAATGATGCTCTAACTTCCTATATTTGACTTTAATAAGAAATCTTTATAGTAAGGAATCATTTAACATCTTATCAAACAGTTCTGAGAATTTCTTAAAACTATACATTTCACTTCCAGAAGGATTATCTAACTCCCAATATAACTTTGTTTTCTTTTCATATACATACCAACTAACATTGGATTCTCCTAAAAATATATACGCCTTATTCTCCTCTACGTCATACCATATCTCATTATACTCTATAGCTCCATAAACTCTTTGCTCAATATTTTCCCTATTTTCCATCAGCTCCTCATCCACACCATATAACACAAAACCATTAAAATCTAGACCATTTATTTCTTTTAATATCTCAATATAACCTTTTGGAAATTCTATATTAAGATCTTTCTTTATCTTTTTTGTAAACTTAGCTATTTCATCATTCGTAGCTCCCCTGTTAATTTTATCACCATAGGATTCTTCTATTTTTTTTACACGATTTAAATTTTCTTTCCACATTTATTTTCCTCCTACTTAGGATATATATTTCCATCAATCATGGGCCATTCAACCTGTTTAATTTCTCCAGGCTTCATTCCTCTTGCTACACTATTCTGATGATTAGTAATAACTTTATGCCAAGGCTCATTTTCTATCAATACGAGATTAGCAAAATCATTGGTCCCACTATCATCTAATGGCAATTTATGATGAACTTGCCATCCCTGCGGTACATTTCCATTTTTAATTCTTGCTATATCTTTCTCACTAAATCCCAATTCTTTGAGATATTTTTCATTGGCGCCCAACTCTTTTAAGAAATTTTTTCTTACTGAACTATCAAATTTATTTCTTAATTTTTTAGTTTCTGAAGGACTTCTCTTAATATAATCAATAACCTCAGTTTTTACATTTTTTAAAGTATGTTCTTTCCCACGAAGTTTACCTTTAAAATCATCAACAGCGCCACTACCTTTACCAAAGTTAGCTTTAGCTAACTCCATGTAATCACCCAACG
The DNA window shown above is from Enterococcus sp. 4G2_DIV0659 and carries:
- a CDS encoding YrhA family protein, producing MWKENLNRVKKIEESYGDKINRGATNDEIAKFTKKIKKDLNIEFPKGYIEILKEINGLDFNGFVLYGVDEELMENRENIEQRVYGAIEYNEIWYDVEENKAYIFLGESNVSWYVYEKKTKLYWELDNPSGSEMYSFKKFSELFDKMLNDSLL